The Acidobacteriota bacterium genomic interval CGAAACAGGCCAGGCTCGAACGGACTGACCTCACGGAGACACTGAAAACCACTATCAGGCAGTTTGAGAACCAAGCCGCGAGCGCAGGGGTGAGACTCAGAAGCGACGTCGCCGACGGCATTGTCGTCACCGCGGACAGGGAGAAGATACACCAGGTCGTCCTGAACCTGCTGCTAAACGCCCTCGAGGCGTCCGGGCAGGGCAGTAATATAGAAATCGGGCTTGTCCGGGAGGGCGCAAAGAGCGCGCGGTTGTCAGTGACGGATTTCGGTCGCGGGATTTCCGAGGAAGATCAAGGCCGGATTTTCGAGCCTTTCTACACGACGAAATCGAGCGGAAGCGGGCTTGGCCTGGCCGTGGCACGCTCCATTGTGGAAAGCCACAACGGAAGTATCAGCGTAACCAGCGAACCGTCCAGCGGGACGGAATTTGTCGTCAGGTTGCCCCTGCTTCGGGAGTAAATAATGTCAGTACGGATATTGCTTGCCGATGATGATGCCGCCCTGAGGCGGGTTCTGCAGTTCAAGCTCGAAGAGCACGGGTTCCAGGTCACCTCGGTGCCCGACGGTGAGCGGGCGTTGGAAGCGCTTGGCCGGAAACCGTACGTACTGCTGCTGTCGGACATGCGCATGCCCGGGCTGAGCGGCATCGAGTTGCTTGAAAAAGCGCGGGCACTTCAACCACAACTGGAGGTCATTCTCATGACCGCGTACGCCGAGGTGTCTCAAGCCGTCAAGGCTGTGAAACTGGGAGCGTTTGATTACCTGACGAAACCATTCGATGACGACCAGTTACTGGTGGCTATTGACAAGGCCGTCAGGTTCCGGCAACTCGAGGATGAAAACCGGTCCCTTAAAGAACAACTCTCCGGGCGAAAGTCCGTGCCGGTGGTGGTCGGGGTGTCGAAGTCATTCAAGGACCTTCAGGCGCTCGTGGACAAGATTGCCTCGGCCGACGCCACGGTTCTTATAAGCGGACCGTCCGGTTCCGGCAAGGAAGTGATCGCACGGATGATTCACCGGAAGAGCCCTCGCTCCGACGGACCGTTTGTGGCCGTGAATTGTGCCGCCATCCCCAGGGACCTGATTGAATCGGAACTGTTCGGGCACGTGAAGGGGGCATTTACGGGGGCGATCAAGGACAAGAAGGGGAAATTCGAGCTTGCCGACGGCGGCACGCTGTTGCTTGACGAAGTCAGCGAACTGAACATCGAACTGCAGGCCAAGCTGCTTCGGGCCGTCCAGGAGCGGATTATTGAACCGGTCGGGGCCGAGAAACGCATAGAGATAGACGTCCGCCTGCTCGCCGCGACAAACGTCAACCTGAAGGAGCGGGTGAAGTCCGGGCGGTTCCGGGAGGACCTGTTCTATCGGCTCAACGTTATCCCGGTCATGGTGCCGAGCCTGCGAGAACGGCCGGAGGATATTCCGCTTCTCGTGCAAACCTTTGTCAGCCGCTTCAGCCCGGAGGCGCGGATTGAGGTTGACGACGATCTGATCGACATGCTGGCGACCTGTGAGTGGCCGGGCAACATCCGCGAACTGGAAAACCTGATCGAACGGATGTTGGTCTTGCGCCACTCTGACAGGTTGGGGGTGGGCGATTTGCCGCCTGAGTACCGGGCTGAACCCTCGCAGGATGACGACACAAACGCCGGTGTGCCGGAGCGAGACCTCTCCTTTGCCGAGGCCGAGAAACGGTTGATCCTGAGGGCCCTGGAGAAAGCCGGCTGGAACAAGACACGCGCCGCCGAGATGTTGAAGGTGCCGCGCCATATCCTCGTGTATCGTATGAAAAAATACAGCCTGGTTCCGCCTCGATGACGACTGAATTCAGGTGTTCCGGATCTCACTTGCCGGAAGCAGGTTCGGCGAAGCGGCGCCGAGGCCGGCCGCCGTTGCACTATCTGACAGTCGGTGTCCCGTGACTTCCCGAGTTCGCGCTATCGTAATACTGCTTGCGGGAGCAACGCTGATCAGCTCTTCCCCGGTATTCGTGAAGCTGGCGATGGGGGGGGCGCTCGGGCCCACGGCCGTCGGCTTCTGGCGAACTCTGGTCGGCGGGCTGATCCTGTTCGCTATCGGACTGGCTCGGCACGGGCGGCTGGGGCTTTCGCGGCAGGCACTGCCGTTTGCCGTGCTGGCCGGGTTGTTCTTCTGCGCCGACCTGTACTTCTGGCATCGTTCCATCCAGAATGCCGGGGCTGGTATGGCGACCATGCTGGCCAACACTCAGGTCTTCGCCACCGCGCTTATCAGTTTCTTCGTGTTCCGGGAACGACCGAGTCTCATGTTTTATGGCGCTGCTGCCGTGGCGTTTGTAGGGGTTGTCCTGCTGGTGGGGGTCGGGAGCGAGCGAGTGGTGTTCACGGCGAGCTACGTGCGGGGCGTGGTGTACGGTTTGCTGACAGCGATAGCGTATGCCAACTATATCGTGAGCCTGAAGAAAGGTCAGGCTGGCCGGCCAGGCGACCATGCGGTCATCTTCGTGGCCTGGACATCATTGTTTTGCGCGCTTTTTCTCGGTCTGGTGGCGGCGACGGAGAGCGACGGCTTCTGGCCGTCGAATGCCTCGGAGATTGGGGCGCTTCTCGGCCTGGCCGTGATTGTTCAGGCGCTCGGTTGGTGGACCATAGCCAGCGGCCTGCCCCGCGTGCCGACCGCCCAGGCCGGCCTGATCCTGCTGCTTCAACCGACCCTGGCGATGGTCTGGGGGGCGCTCTTTTTTGCTGAGTACCTGACGGGCGTTCAGGTTCTGGGTGCCGTTATCGCCCTTGCCGGCATGTACATGGGCAGCATACGGGAACAAGTGAGACGCTAAAGAGGCAATAAGCAAGAAGGGCGGCTGCCGTCAGCTACCGCCCTTTTCTGCCGAAGTATAATCTTCAATCAATCAGCACTTTTTCAAGGCGCTCGCAGAGATAGGCGATCTCTTCATCAGTGATAATCAGCGGCGGGGAGATACGAATGGTGTGCCCGTGGCTGTCGTTGGCGAGCACGCCGAGTTCGAGCAACTTGCGGCAAAAGACCATGGCATCGCCGCTCTTGACCTCGATACCTATGAACAACCCGCGGCCGCGAACCTCTTTGACGTGCTTAGAGCGGGCCGCAATGGCGTCGATTTTCTCCTTGAGTACGGCCCCGACGCGAGCCGCCCGGGCGGGCAGATCTTCGTCGACGATGACGTCGAGCGCCGCCAGCCCCGCTGCACAGGCGAGCGGGTAGCCGCCGTAAGTGGAACCGTCGCGCCCCGGCTGAAAGACCAGGTCCATGAGCTTGGTATTGGTCACGAAAACCGACACCGGTACGAGGCCGCCGGAGATCGCCTTGCCCAGAATCAGGCCGTCCGGCGCGACATCCTCGTGCTCAAAGCAAAACATTCGTCCGGTGCGGCCGAGGCCGACCTGGATTTCGTCGAAAAGCAACACGAGGTCATGCTCGTCGGCCAGTTTGCGCAAGCCCCTGAGAAATCCGTCGGGCGGGATATACATGCCGCCTTCACCCTGCATGGGTTCCACGAGGATGCCGCACGTGTTCGGCGTGATAGCCTTCTCGACGGCCTTGATGTCCCCGTATTCCACCGCGACAAAACCCGGTGTCAGCGGGCCGAAACCTTCCTTGTACTTGGGCGTGGTGGAAAATGACACGGCCGTGATCATGCGGCCATGGAAGTTGTTGTTAAAGACGATGACTTCCTGGCTGCCGTCCGCAATCCCCTTCGATTTGTAACCGTAAAACCGTGCGGCCTTGACCGCGGTCTCGACGGACTCCACGCCCCCGTTCTTCGGCAGCACCTTGTTGCCGTTCTTTCCGAATCGCGGACCGAGCTGGGGCACGAGGGTGGCCACCTTCTCTGAGAATTCTCCAAGCCTGTCGGTGTAGACGACATTGGAGACGACCGAGGCATATCCGCCCTTGAGCGCGTCTATGAGCGCCTGTACGATCTTCGGATGGTGATGGCCTTGATTGGCGGCCGAATACGCGGCCAGGCAATCCAGGTACCGCTTGCCGTTCAGATCGGTCAGCCAGCAGCCGTTCATGCTGTGCACGACCACGTTCAGCCGGCTGTAGTGGTCGGCGCCGTAAGTGTGCACGAATTCGATAATCTCTTTGTCTGTAAGCGGCGGCTTGCCGACATTTGGCTTTTTCATCGTATGGGCTTTCGTCATATCACTATCCCCATTCTGCACCGGCAAACCCGGTGGCATCATTTATACATACCACTCATAGGTACGCACTTTCGAACCAGGATTCAAGCGTTCACGTTCATACTCATCGGTCCCGCCCGTGGCCGGCGCCCGGAGTATGATTACCGCAAGCCCCTAAGCTCTGATCCCCTGCATCCGTGCGGCCATCCGTGCATCGATCCCAAGCACTATCGGCGCCTTTGCGGACGTGGCCAGCACCTGATCGGTATAGAGTACGAAGTGCGCCTTACCGTCCTCGGTGGCAAACCGGCCGTTGAGACCGGCCTTGGCCTGAGAGGCAAGAAAGGCCAGTTCGCTGGTCAGTTCGTCGACATTCTTCGGGCCCACAGCGCCTCCGAGACCCTCCATCAACCGGGAGATGATCGCGACGTTGGTCATGCCGCTGACCGGATCGCCGATGGGGATGGTTTTCTGCTGGAGACCGGCCCAGTTGTTGAAATGGCCGTGGTTTTCCAGGTACCCCGACAGGGGCAGAAAGACGTCCGCCATCTGCACTGTCTCGGTGTCGAACATGTCCGCTACCACCAGGAATTCCAGGTTGTCGATGAACGGGTTGTACTGCTCATCGGCCGCCGGGTTCTCACCGAGGATGATGGCGCCGCGAATCTGGTCCTGGCTCATCTTGCGACTGACGTTGGTCCCCGACTTTTCCAGGAGCGCGGCCAGGTCAACCTGCCAGAGCGAGGCGACCTCGCCAAGGTGGCCGGTGTTCTTCAGCGTGGCGCCGCCCGGCAGCAGCCGGTTGTCGAATCCGGCCAGCCTCAGGCCGTTTTGATTGCACTGGCTGCCGGTCAGGGCCAGCCCGGAGCCGTCCGTCCCTATCTTGCCCAGGGCCAAAAGGAGCGTCACCAGCGCCTTCAGGTCGTCTGCGGCGCGGTCGATGCGGCTGTCGATGTTGTAGACGGCAACGGTTTTTCTGGCCGGGTCGGAAACCAGGGCGGCGATTTTCCTGATCGTATCGGGAGCAACGCCGGTGATCGAACCGATCTCCTCGAGGTTCCGGCCCGCCAGGTTTTTCCTGACCTGCTCGAAGTTCGTCGTGCGCTGAGCAACGAAAGCCTCGTTTACGCCGCCGCTGCGAATGACTTCGCCGATTACGCCGTTTAGAAGCGTGGTGGCAGTGCCGCGACGGGGATCGGCCCAGAGGGCAGCATGCCGAACAAGGTCGATCTCCGCTGAGTTGATGACTATAGCCTCGGCGCCATGACGAACGCGCCGTTTGAGCTGCCAGCCGAGAACCGGGTTGTCGATGGCGGGGTCACCCCCGACGAACAGGTACAGGTCGGCGTTGGCGATCTCCTCGGCGCCGACCGAGGGCGCCGTGCTTCCGAGCACCTCGTCAAGGGCATGGTAATCGGCCTCGTTAACCATCTGATGAAACGACACGATGTTATTCGTGCCAATGACGGCGCGGCCGAGACGCCCGGTCAGGTACAGTTCCTCGTTGGTCAGCTTGGGAGAGGCGGCCACCATGATGTGATC includes:
- a CDS encoding sigma-54 dependent transcriptional regulator — protein: MSVRILLADDDAALRRVLQFKLEEHGFQVTSVPDGERALEALGRKPYVLLLSDMRMPGLSGIELLEKARALQPQLEVILMTAYAEVSQAVKAVKLGAFDYLTKPFDDDQLLVAIDKAVRFRQLEDENRSLKEQLSGRKSVPVVVGVSKSFKDLQALVDKIASADATVLISGPSGSGKEVIARMIHRKSPRSDGPFVAVNCAAIPRDLIESELFGHVKGAFTGAIKDKKGKFELADGGTLLLDEVSELNIELQAKLLRAVQERIIEPVGAEKRIEIDVRLLAATNVNLKERVKSGRFREDLFYRLNVIPVMVPSLRERPEDIPLLVQTFVSRFSPEARIEVDDDLIDMLATCEWPGNIRELENLIERMLVLRHSDRLGVGDLPPEYRAEPSQDDDTNAGVPERDLSFAEAEKRLILRALEKAGWNKTRAAEMLKVPRHILVYRMKKYSLVPPR
- a CDS encoding DMT family transporter; its protein translation is MTSRVRAIVILLAGATLISSSPVFVKLAMGGALGPTAVGFWRTLVGGLILFAIGLARHGRLGLSRQALPFAVLAGLFFCADLYFWHRSIQNAGAGMATMLANTQVFATALISFFVFRERPSLMFYGAAAVAFVGVVLLVGVGSERVVFTASYVRGVVYGLLTAIAYANYIVSLKKGQAGRPGDHAVIFVAWTSLFCALFLGLVAATESDGFWPSNASEIGALLGLAVIVQALGWWTIASGLPRVPTAQAGLILLLQPTLAMVWGALFFAEYLTGVQVLGAVIALAGMYMGSIREQVRR
- the rocD gene encoding ornithine--oxo-acid transaminase, which encodes MKKPNVGKPPLTDKEIIEFVHTYGADHYSRLNVVVHSMNGCWLTDLNGKRYLDCLAAYSAANQGHHHPKIVQALIDALKGGYASVVSNVVYTDRLGEFSEKVATLVPQLGPRFGKNGNKVLPKNGGVESVETAVKAARFYGYKSKGIADGSQEVIVFNNNFHGRMITAVSFSTTPKYKEGFGPLTPGFVAVEYGDIKAVEKAITPNTCGILVEPMQGEGGMYIPPDGFLRGLRKLADEHDLVLLFDEIQVGLGRTGRMFCFEHEDVAPDGLILGKAISGGLVPVSVFVTNTKLMDLVFQPGRDGSTYGGYPLACAAGLAALDVIVDEDLPARAARVGAVLKEKIDAIAARSKHVKEVRGRGLFIGIEVKSGDAMVFCRKLLELGVLANDSHGHTIRISPPLIITDEEIAYLCERLEKVLID